One genomic region from Gemmatimonadota bacterium encodes:
- a CDS encoding Rad52/Rad22 family DNA repair protein — protein sequence MIARQETFNSKDAVWSALAAPVPAGTISWRQDGKPVARDGRYFARFVCYIEANTVRERLDTVVPGEWDLTLEMLPQIHGAEVDSDSVCAFKARLQVLGVIREDVGTGRDYKQASTDAFKRAAVRFGIGNELYSYEQNWVEVDGDGKYAKPVEDPANAYERRHGNGAGKLSRSAVATDDVSAMKEANTLTDVDAVSCPKCGGRMWDNRLTKRNPKAPDYKCRDRNCDGVVWPVKTNGSHAEPDGSDSAEESTAEVETPKAPARKSRAAKLALTDEIPF from the coding sequence ATGATTGCGAGACAGGAGACATTCAATTCGAAGGACGCTGTCTGGTCAGCGCTGGCGGCCCCGGTGCCTGCGGGAACGATCTCGTGGCGCCAGGACGGCAAGCCGGTAGCGAGGGACGGGCGGTACTTCGCGCGCTTCGTGTGTTATATCGAAGCGAACACGGTGCGGGAGCGCCTCGACACAGTGGTCCCGGGTGAGTGGGACCTGACTCTCGAGATGCTGCCGCAGATCCACGGCGCCGAGGTCGATTCGGATTCGGTCTGCGCGTTCAAGGCGCGGCTTCAGGTACTCGGCGTGATCCGTGAGGACGTCGGGACCGGACGCGACTACAAGCAGGCGTCGACCGATGCGTTCAAGCGCGCAGCGGTTCGGTTCGGAATTGGAAACGAGCTGTACTCGTACGAGCAGAACTGGGTCGAGGTTGATGGCGACGGCAAGTACGCCAAGCCAGTCGAAGATCCGGCGAACGCATACGAGCGCAGACACGGGAACGGCGCTGGAAAGCTGAGCCGTTCCGCGGTTGCGACCGACGACGTGAGTGCGATGAAGGAAGCGAACACCCTGACGGACGTCGACGCAGTGAGCTGCCCCAAGTGCGGCGGGCGCATGTGGGACAACCGCCTGACCAAGCGGAATCCCAAGGCGCCCGACTACAAGTGCCGGGATAGAAACTGCGACGGAGTCGTGTGGCCGGTAAAGACCAACGGATCGCACGCGGAGCCTGATGGATCTGACTCCGCGGAAGAGTCGACCGCCGAAGTCGAGACGCCCAAGGCACCGGCGCGGAAGTCGCGCGCGGCGAAGCTGGCGCTGACGGACGAGATTCCGTTCTAA